In Callospermophilus lateralis isolate mCalLat2 chromosome 18, mCalLat2.hap1, whole genome shotgun sequence, one DNA window encodes the following:
- the Tmem160 gene encoding transmembrane protein 160, producing MGGPLLLSDVSCSLQAALGAGRRAAAVVRTMGGGWWWARVARLARVRFRGALLPPQRPRSGGARGSFAPGHGPRAGASPPPVSELDRADAWLLRKAHETAFLSWFRNGLLASGIGVISFMQSDMGREAAYGFFLLGGLCVVWGGASYAVGLASLRGPMQLSLGGAAAGVGAVLAASLLWACAVGLYMGQLELDVELVPEDDGAASAEGPDEAGRPPPE from the exons ATGGGAGGGCCGCTGCTCCTGAGTGACGTGTCTTGCAGCCTACAGGCGGCTCTTGGGGCGGGGCGGCGCGCGGCGGCTGTAGTGCGAACCATGGGAGGCGGCTGGTGGTGGGCTCGGGTCGCCCGCCTGGCCCGAGTCCGCTTCCGGGGGGCGCTGCTGCCGCCTCAGCGGCCCCGGAGTGGGGGCGCCCGGGGGTCCTTCGCCCCCGGCCACGGTCCCCGCGCCGGAGCTTCTCCGCCCCCAGTGTCCGAACTGGACCGCGCGGACGCCTGGCTCCTCCGAAAGGCTCACGAGACAG CCTTCCTCTCCTGGTTCCGCAATGGCCTCCTGGCATCTGGCATCGGGGTCATCTCCTTCATGCAGAGTGACATGGGTCGGGAAGCAGCCTATG GCTTCTTCCTGCTGGGCGGCCTGTGTGTAGTGTGGGGCGGCGCCTCCTATGCCGTGGGCCTGGCGTCGCTGCGGGGACCCATGCAGCTCTCTCTGGGGGGCGCGGCGGCGGGCGTTGGGGCCGTGCTGGCCGCTAGTCTGCTCTGGGCTTGTGCCGTGGGCCTCTACATGGGCCAGCTagagcttgatgtggaactggtaCCCGAGGACGATGGGGCGGCCAGCGCCGAAGGCCCAGATGAAGCAGGCCGGCCACCGCCCGAGTAA
- the Npas1 gene encoding neuronal PAS domain-containing protein 1, with the protein MAAPYPGSGGGSEVKCGGGRGASVPWDFLPGLMVKAPPGPCLQAQRKEKSRNAARSRRGKENLEFFELAKLLPLPGAISSQLDKASIVRLSVTYLRLRRFAALGAPPWGLRAVGPPAGLASGRRGPAALVSEVFEQHLGGHILQSLDGFVFALNQEGKFLYISETVSIYLGLSQVELTGSSVFDYIHPGDHSEVLEQLGLRSPTPGPPTPPSVSSSSSSSSSSSLADAPEIETSPAEGPASSRVQERSFFIRMKSTLTKRGLHVKASGYKVIHVTGRLRARALGLVALGHTLPPAPLAELPLHGHMIVFRLSLGLTILACESRVSDHMDLGPSELVGRSCYQFVHGQDATRIRQSHLDLLDKGQVMTGYYRWLQRAGGFVWLQSVATVAGSGKNPGEHHVLWVSHVLSQAECGQTPLDAFQLPASVPCEDTSSPGPEHTEREPTVERKQVVPADKDEAPQTRGKRIKVEPAPRERQGREDSGDEEPSERPAPPRREFTSVIRAGALKQDPVRPWGLAPPGDPPPALLHAGFLPPVVRSLCAPGTIRYGPAELGLVYPHLPRLGPGPALPEAFYPSLGLPYPGPPGTRVSRKGD; encoded by the exons ATGGCGGCCCCCTATCCCGGCAGTGGCGGCGGAAGCGAGGTCAAGTGCGGGGGAGGCCGTGGCGCCAGCGTCCCGTGGGACTTTCTGCCTGGGCTGATGGTCAAGGCCCCTCCTGGACCCTG CCTGCAGGCGCAGCGCAAGGAGAAGTCCCGTAATGCGGCGCGCTCGCGGCGCGGGAAGGAAAACCTAGAGTTCTTCGAGCTGGCCAAGCTACTCCCGCTGCCCGGCGCCATCTCCAGCCAGCTGGACAAGGCGTCCATCGTGCGTCTCAGCGTCACCTACCTCCGCCTGCGACGCTTCGCAGCGCTGGGGGCGCCGCCCTGGGGCCTGCGGGCGGTGGGACCACCGGCCGGCCTCG CCTCAGGCCGCCGGGGCCCCGCGGCGCTGGTCTCCGAGGTCTTCGAGCAGCACCTGGGAGGACACATCTTGCAG TCCCTGGACGGCTTTGTGTTCGCCTTGAACCAGGAAGGAAAATTCCTCTACATCTCAGAAACAGTTTCCATCTATCTGGGCCTCTCACAG GTGGAGCTGACTGGCAGCAGCGTCTTCGACTACATCCACCCCGGGGACCACTCGGAGGTTCTGGAACAACTGGGGCTGCGGTCCCCGACCCCCGGGCCCCCCACCCCGCCCTCCGTCtcgtcctcttcctcctcctcctcttcctcctcgctGGCGGATGCCCCGGAGATCG AGACCAGCCCTGCGGAGGGGCCTGCCTCCTCCCGGGTGCAGGAGCGCTCCTTCTTCATCCGCATGAAATCCACCCTCACCAAGAGGGGGCTGCACGTCAAGGCCTCGGGGTACAAG gtcatccacgtgacAGGGCGCCTGCGGGCCCGTGCGTTGGGCCTGGTGGCTCTGGGTCACACCTTGCCCCCAgccccactggctgagctgcctctgCATGGACACATGATCGTCTTCCGCCTCAGCCTGGGTCTCACCATCCTTGCTTGTGAGAGCAG AGTCAGCGACCATATGGACCTGGGGCCCTCAGAGCTTGTGGGCCGCAGCTGCTACCAGTTCGTCCATGGACAGGATGCAACCAGGATCCGCCAAAGCCACCTGGACC TGCTGGACAAGGGCCAGGTGATGACCGGTTACTACCGTTGGCTGCAGCGTGCTGGGGGCTTCGTGTGGCTGCAGTCTGTGGCCACCGTGGCTGGCAGCGGGAAGAATCCTGGGGAGCATCACGTGCTCTGGGTCAGCCATGTGCTCAG CCAAGCGGAGTGTGGCCAAACACCTCTGGATGccttccagcttccagccagtgTGCCCTGTGAGGACACATCCAGCCCAGGGCCAGAGCACACAG AGCGGGAGCCCACGGTGGAGAGGAAGCAGGTCGTCCCTGCCGACAAGGACGAGGCCCCGCAGACGCGCGGCAAACGCATCAAGGTGGAACCGGCTCCCAGGGAAAGGCAAGGCCGCGAGGACAGTGGGGACGAGGAGCCCTCGGAACGGCCGGCCCCACCGCGACGGGAGTTCACGTCTGTCATCCGGGCCGGGGCGCTGAAGCAGGATCCCGTGCGGCCGTGGGGCCTGGCGCCGCCCGGGGACCCCCCACCCGCCCTGCTCCACGCAGGCTTTCTGCCGCCCGTGGTGCGGAGCCTGTGCGCGCCCGGCACCATCCGCTACGGCCCCGCTGAGCTGGGCCTCGTGTACCCGCACCTGCCGCGGCTGGGTCCCGGCCCCGCGCTCCCGGAGGCCTTCTACCCCAGCCTGGGCCTGCCCTACCCCGGGCCTCCGGGCACCAGGGTGTCGAGGAAGGGGGACTGA